The Clostridium cagae genome has a segment encoding these proteins:
- a CDS encoding formate--tetrahydrofolate ligase, translating into MKTDIEIAQEAEMLHIKNVAEKLGLDEENIEYYGKYKCKVSLDVYNKVKNNRDGKLVLVTAINPTPAGEGKSTVTVGLGDALNKMGKNTVIALREPSLGPVFGIKGGAAGGGYAQVVPMEDINLHFTGDMHAITSANNLLSAAIDNHIHQGNNLRIDSRRIIFKRVMDMNDRALRKIIVGMGGKINGFVREDGFTITVASEIMAILCLASDLEDLKHRMGDILIAYDLDGNPVYAKQLEIQGAMALLMKDAIKPNLVQTLENTPALIHGGPFANIAHGCNSIMATKLSLKLGDIVVTEAGFGADLGAEKFFDIKCRYGNLKPCCVVIVATIRALKHHGGVAKADLNTPNVEALRLGIANLEKQIENIKKFNVEPVVAINKFVSDSDEEVEFIKEFCEKLGVKVALSDVWAKGGDGGIELGEAVLDVIEKDKSNFKTLYDTDKTIEEKILTIAKEIYGADGVVYSNEAKKQIGELVKFNLDKLPICMAKTQYSLSDNPNLLAKPNGFNINVQEIRVSNGAGFIVVQTGNIMTMPGLPKVPAANKMDVLKDGEIVGLF; encoded by the coding sequence AGCAGAGATGTTACATATTAAAAATGTTGCAGAGAAGTTAGGCTTAGATGAAGAAAATATTGAGTACTATGGTAAATATAAATGTAAGGTTTCTTTAGATGTATATAATAAAGTTAAAAATAATAGAGATGGAAAATTAGTGTTAGTAACAGCTATAAATCCAACTCCAGCAGGAGAAGGTAAATCAACTGTTACAGTAGGTTTAGGAGACGCTCTTAATAAGATGGGTAAAAACACTGTCATAGCATTAAGAGAACCCTCATTAGGGCCGGTATTTGGTATAAAGGGAGGTGCTGCTGGTGGTGGATATGCACAAGTAGTTCCTATGGAAGATATTAACCTTCATTTCACAGGCGATATGCATGCTATTACATCTGCTAATAACTTATTATCAGCAGCAATAGACAATCACATACATCAAGGTAATAATTTAAGAATAGACTCAAGAAGAATAATATTCAAAAGAGTTATGGATATGAATGATAGAGCTTTAAGAAAAATTATTGTTGGTATGGGTGGAAAAATCAATGGTTTTGTAAGAGAAGATGGTTTTACAATAACGGTTGCTTCAGAAATAATGGCTATACTTTGTTTGGCTAGTGATTTAGAAGACTTAAAACATAGAATGGGAGATATATTAATAGCATATGATTTAGATGGAAATCCTGTATATGCAAAACAGTTAGAAATTCAAGGGGCTATGGCATTATTAATGAAAGATGCGATTAAACCTAATTTGGTTCAAACATTAGAAAATACTCCAGCATTAATACATGGAGGACCTTTTGCAAATATAGCACATGGATGTAATTCTATAATGGCTACTAAATTATCACTTAAATTAGGAGACATAGTAGTAACAGAGGCAGGGTTTGGTGCAGATTTAGGTGCTGAAAAGTTTTTTGATATAAAATGTAGATATGGAAACTTAAAACCTTGCTGTGTAGTTATAGTTGCTACAATTAGAGCGTTAAAGCATCACGGTGGAGTTGCTAAAGCTGATTTAAATACTCCAAATGTTGAAGCTTTAAGATTAGGAATAGCTAATTTAGAAAAACAAATAGAAAATATTAAAAAATTCAATGTAGAACCAGTAGTAGCTATAAATAAATTTGTTAGTGATAGTGATGAAGAAGTTGAATTTATAAAAGAATTCTGTGAAAAATTAGGTGTAAAAGTAGCTCTTTCTGATGTCTGGGCAAAAGGTGGAGATGGCGGAATCGAATTAGGTGAAGCTGTATTAGATGTTATAGAAAAGGATAAATCTAATTTTAAAACTCTTTATGATACGGATAAAACTATAGAAGAAAAGATATTAACTATAGCGAAAGAAATCTATGGGGCTGATGGAGTTGTATATAGTAATGAAGCTAAAAAACAAATTGGTGAATTAGTTAAATTTAATTTAGATAAATTACCTATATGTATGGCTAAGACTCAATATTCATTATCAGATAATCCAAATTTATTAGCTAAACCAAACGGGTTTAATATTAATGTTCAAGAAATTAGAGTATCTAATGGAGCAGGATTTATAGTAGTTCAAACAGGCAATATAATGACTATGCCAGGATTACCAAAAGTTCCAGCTGCAAATAAGATGGATGTACTTAAAGATGGAGAAATAGTTGGATTGTTTTAA
- a CDS encoding type III pantothenate kinase: protein MILLVDAGNTNIVLGVYKDKKYIASWRISTEGNKTSDEYSIQIIQLLNLNNLNPEDVKGIIVSSVVPNIMHSLENMLRRCFGQEPIIVGPGIKTGINIKYDNPKEVGADRIVNAVAAFEIYKRPIIIIDFGTATTFCSVTENGDYLGGCICPGLRISADALFERAAKLPRVELEVPKKVICKNTVSSIQSGVLFGYIGQVEYIVKKMKEEMSDGIEPYVIATGGLANLIANETDAIDEVDSDLTLEGLKILYQKNRE from the coding sequence ATGATTCTACTTGTAGATGCAGGCAATACTAACATAGTTTTAGGTGTATATAAAGATAAAAAATACATAGCAAGTTGGCGTATTTCTACTGAAGGAAACAAGACCTCTGATGAGTATAGTATACAAATAATACAATTATTAAATTTAAATAATCTTAACCCAGAAGATGTTAAAGGCATTATTGTTTCGTCAGTTGTTCCCAATATAATGCATTCTTTAGAAAATATGTTAAGAAGGTGTTTTGGTCAAGAGCCTATAATAGTTGGTCCTGGAATAAAGACAGGTATAAATATTAAGTATGATAATCCTAAAGAAGTAGGTGCAGACAGAATAGTTAATGCAGTTGCTGCTTTTGAAATTTACAAAAGACCAATAATTATAATAGATTTTGGTACAGCAACAACTTTTTGTTCTGTGACTGAAAATGGAGATTATTTAGGAGGCTGTATATGCCCCGGACTTAGAATTTCTGCAGACGCACTATTTGAAAGGGCAGCTAAGCTACCAAGAGTAGAATTAGAAGTACCTAAGAAAGTAATTTGCAAAAATACAGTTTCGAGTATACAATCCGGTGTATTATTTGGATACATAGGTCAAGTTGAATATATTGTAAAGAAAATGAAAGAAGAAATGAGCGATGGAATTGAACCTTATGTTATAGCAACAGGAGGTTTAGCTAATTTAATAGCAAATGAAACAGATGCAATAGATGAAGTAGATTCAGATTTAACATTAGAGGGATTAAAAATATTATACCAAAAGAATAGGGAGTAA